In a genomic window of Urocitellus parryii isolate mUroPar1 chromosome 2, mUroPar1.hap1, whole genome shotgun sequence:
- the Wdr6 gene encoding tRNA (34-2'-O)-methyltransferase regulator WDR6, giving the protein MDALGDYVWPRATSELILLPVTGLECVGDRLLAGEGPDVLVYSLDLGGHLRMMKRVQNLLGHYLIHGFRVRPEPNGDDSEAMVAVFGSKGLRIVKISWGQSRFRELWRSGLWNMSDWIWDVRWLEGNVALALGHNSVVLYDPVIGCMLQDVPCTDRCTLSSACLIGDTWKELTIVAGAVSNQLLVWYPAAALVDNKPVAPDRRVSGHVGVIFSMSYLESKGLLATASEDRSVRIWKVGDLRVPGGRVQNIGHCFGHSARVWQVKLLENYLISAGEDCVCLVWSHEGEILQAFRGHQGRGIRAIAAHERQAWVITGGDDSGIRLWHLVGRGYPGLGVSALCFKSPSRPGTLKAVTLAGSWRLLAVTDTGALYLYDLEVKCWEQLLEDKHFQSYCLLEAAPGPEGFGLCAMANGEGSVKVVPINTPAAAVDQALFHGKVHSLSWALRGYEELLLLASGPGGVVACLEISAAPSGKAIFVKERCQYLLPPSKQRWHTCSAFLPPGDFLVCGDRRGSVLLFPSRPGLLKDSGVRGKAIAEGPVAGSGSGNAVAGWGPVSTLHSLHGKQGVTSVTCHGGYVYTTGRDGTYYQLFVQGGQLQPVLRQKSCRGMNWVAGLRMVPDGSMVILGFHANEFVVWSPRSHEKLHIINCGGGHRSWAFSDTEAAMAFAYLKDGDVMLYRALGGCTRPHVILREGLHGREITCVKRVGTITLGPEFEVPSLEQPDYLEPGSEGPGLTDIVITCSEDTTVCVLALPTATGSAHALTAICNHISSVRAVAVWGTGTPGGPQDPRPGLTAHVVSAGGRAEMHCFSIMVTPDPSTPSRLACHVMHLSSHRLDEYWDRQRNRHRMVKVDPETRYMSLAVCELDRAGLGPIVAAACSDGAVRLFLLQDSGRILQLLAETFHHKRCVLKVYSFTHEAPNQRRRLLLCSAATDGSLAFWDLTTVLDRGSMVLEPAGHPGLPYQLGTPCLTLQAHSCGVNSLHTLPTCEGHHLVASGSEDGSLHLFKLAVEIPELEDAVGEAELVPQLRVLEEYSVPCAHAAHVTGLKILSTSLMVSASIDQRLTFWRLGHGEPIFMNSTVYHVPDVADMDCWPVSPEFGHRCALGGQGLEVYNWYD; this is encoded by the exons ATGGACGCCCTCGGTGACTACGTTTGGCCGCGGGCAACCTCCGAGCTCATACTTCTCCCAGTCACGGGACTGGAGTGCGTGGGGGACCGGCTGTTGGCGG GTGAGGGACCTGATGTCCTGGTGTACAGCTTGGACTTGGGCGGGCATCTGCGGATGATGAAGCGAGTGCAGAACCTACTTGGCCACTACCTTATCCATGGTTTCCGAGTGCGGCCAGAGCCCAATGGAGATGATTCGGAGGCCATGGTAGCTGTGTTTGGGAGCAAGGGACTCCGAATTGTGAAAATTAGCTGGGGCCAGAGCCGCTTCCGGGAGCTCTGGCGCTCTGGCCTATGGAATATGTCCGACTGGATCTGGGATGTACGCTGGCTTGAGGGCAATGTTGCCTTGGCCCTGGGCCACAACTCAGTGGTGCTATATGACCCTGTGATAGGATGCATGCTACAGGATGTACCCTGCACAGACAGGTGTACCCTCTCCTCAGCATGCTTGATTGGAGACACCTGGAAGGAGTTGACCATTGTGGCAGGTGCTGTCTCCAATCAGCTTCTAGTCTGGTACCCAGCAGCTGCCTTAGTAGACAACAAGCCGGTGGCACCTGACCGACGAGTCAGTGGCCATGTGGGTGTCATCTTCAGCATGTCATACCTGGAAAGCAAGGGCTTGCTGGCAACAGCTTCAGAAGACCGAAGTGTCCGTATCTGGAAGGTGGGCGACCTGCGGGTACCTGGGGGTCGGGTGCAGAATATTGGTCACTGCTTTGGGCACAGTGCCCGTGTGTGGCAAGTCAAGCTCCTAGAGAATTACCTTATCAGTGCAGGAGAGGACTGTGTCTGCCTGGTGTGGAGCCATGAAGGTGAAATCCTCCAAGCCTTTAGGGGTCACCAGGGCCGTGGGATCCGGGCCATCGCTGCTCATGAAAGGCAGGCATGGGTGATCACTGGGGGTGATGACTCAGGCATTCGGCTATGGCACCTGGTAGGGCGTGGCTACCCAGGCTTGGGGGTCTCAGCTCTCTGTTTCAAGTCTCCTAGCCGGCCAGGTACCCTCAAAGCCGTGACACTGGCTGGATCTTGGCGACTACTGGCAGTGACTGATACTGGAGCCCTTTATCTCTATGACCTTGAGGTCAAGTGTTGGGAGCAGCTGCTAGAAGACAAGCACTTCCAGTCTTATTGTCTGCTGGAGGCAGCTCCTGGTCCTGAGGGCTTCGGACTGTGTGCCATGGCCAATGGTGAGGGTTCTGTCAAGGTTGTCCCAATCAACACTCCAGCTGCTGCTGTAGACCAAGCCCTGTTCCATGGGAAGGTTCATAGCCTGAGCTGGGCCCTGCGTGGCTATGAGGAGCTCCTATTGCTGGCATCAGGCCCTGGTGGGGTTGTGGCTTGCTTGGAAATCTCCGCTGCACCCTCTGGCAAGGCCATCTTTGTCAAGGAGCGTTGCCAGTATCTGCTGCCCCCAAGCAAGCAGAGATGGCACACATGCAGTGCCTTCCTGCCTCCAGGTGACTTTTTGGTATGTGGTGACCGCCGCGGCTCTGTGCTGCTATTCCCATCCAGACCAGGTCTGCTTAAGGACTCTGGGGTTAGAGGCAAGGCTATTGCTGAGGGACCTGTAGCTGGTAGTGGCAGCGGGAATGCTGTGGCTGGGTGGGGCCCTGTATCTACCCTCCATTCTCTGCATGGGAAGCAGGGTGTGACCTCAGTCACCTGCCATGGTGGCTATGTGTACACCACAGGGCGTGATGGCACCTATTACCAGCTCTTTGTGCAAGGTGGCCAGCTTCAGCCAGTCCTGCGCCAGAAGTCCTGTCGAGGCATGAACTGGGTGGCTGGGCTTCGCATGGTGCCTGATGGGAGCATGGTCATCCTGGGCTTCCATGCCAATGAATTTGTGGTGTGGAGCCCCCGGTCACATGAGAAGCTGCACATCATCAACTGTGGTGGAGGGCACCGCTCCTGGGCCTTCTCAGATACAGAAGCAGCCATGGCCTTTGCCTACCTTAAGGATGGAGACGTCATGCTATACCGGGCTCTAGGTGGCTGCACCCGGCCACATGTAATTCTTCGGGAAGGTCTACATGGTCGTGAGATCACTTGTGTAAAGCGCGTGGGCACCATCACCCTGGGACCTGAATTTGAGGTACCCAGCCTTGAGCAGCCTGATTACCTGGAGCCTGGAAGTGAGGGCCCTGGTCTGACAGATATTGTGATTACATGCAGTGAGGACACTACTGTCTGTGTCCTGGCACTCCCCACAGCCACAGGTTCAGCCCATGCACTCACAGCTATATGTAACCATATCTCCTCGGTGCGTGCTGTTGCGGTGTGGGGCACTGGCACCCCAGGTGGTCCTCAGGATCCTCGACCAGGTCTGACAGCTCATGTAGTGTCAGCAGGGGGTCGAGCTGAGATGCACTGCTTTAGCATCATGGTCACTCCTGACCCCAGCACCCCAAGCCGCCTTGCCTGCCACGTTATGCACCTTTCATCTCACCGGCTGGATGAATACTGGGACCGGCAGCGCAATCGGCATCGGATGGTCAAGGTGGATCCTGAGACCCG GTACATGTCCCTTGCTGTTTGTGAACTTGACCGGGCTGGACTTGGCCCCATTGTGGCTGCAGCCTGTAGTGATGGGGCAGTGAG GCTCTTTCTTTTGCAGGACTCTGGGCGAATTCTACAGCTCCTTGCTGAAACTTTCCACCATAAGCGGTGTGTCCTCAAAGTCTACTCATTTACCCATGAGGCACCCAACCAGCGGCG GAGGCTGCTGCTTTGCAGTGCAGCTACTGATGGCAGCCTAGCCTTCTGGGATCTCACCACGGTGTTGGACCGTGGTTCCATGGTCCTGGAACCTGCAGGACACCCTGGGCTTCCTTACC AGCTGGGTACTCCCTGCCTGACCCTCCAGGCTCATAGCTGTGGTGTCAACAGTCTGCACACCTTACCAACATGTGAGGGCCACCATCTTGTGGCCAGTGGCAGTGAGGATGGCTCCTTGCATCTCTTCAAGCTTGCTGTGGAGATACCAGAGCTGGAAGATGCTGTGGGGGAGGCTGAGCTGGTGCCCCAGCTGCGTGTGCTTGAAGAATACTCTGTCCCCTGTGCACATGCTGCCCATGTGACAGGCCTCAAGATCCTAAGCACAAGCCTCATGGTCTCAGCCTCCATTGACCAACGGCTAACTTTCTGGCGTCTGGGGCATGGTGAGCCCATTTTCATGAACAGCACTGTATACCATGTGCCAGATGTGGCTGATATGGATTGCTGGCCCGTGAGCCCCGAATTTGGCCATCGCTGTGCTCTTGGGGGCCAGGGGCTTGAGGTTTACAACTGGTATGACTGA
- the Dalrd3 gene encoding DALR anticodon-binding domain-containing protein 3 isoform X2 — protein sequence MATGRLGVGETLGALNAALGPGGPVWFKETRARHLRVRDFLAPRQALRARFGDEQVPEHVFHAVASLQGPGVAPVLRCAPTPAGLVLQLQRPAVFQRVLGSVASYAKPTRPASPGPRVVLHCPALRCSPDALRLSQLRAVLVADHLARTLRTQGMCVHLVPAVRDPHMPTFLQKLRVDWPTASARTSTETLKSRVLAELTSLHDGETLPPGVLGRLCLKDLVEEQGHRAGYDPSVDNCLVTEDLLSVLAELQEAVQHWPEDNYQSLTVAPDAGVDSCIVVHVVSCEEEFQQQKLDLLWWKLDDQAPLRQKHLVCGPVKVAGAPGTLMTAPEYYESRHTQVCKVSALKHGGSLAQDPAWIEIFGVLSVATIKFEMLSTAPQSQLHLALTDSSISTKGTKSGTFVMYNCARLATLFEGYKRCMEQGLYPTFPPVSSLDFSLLQDETAVLTCISPGLRVTAHTEMVCKFLIQLSMDFSSYYNRIHVLGEPRPHLFGQMFARLQLLKAVREILHTGLAMLGIPPLNHI from the exons ATGGCGACTGGGCGACTTGGGGTCGGGGAGACGCTGGGGGCCCTTAACGCTGCCTTAGGACCTGGAGGTCCGGTGTGGTTTAAGGAGACCCGTGCCCGGCACCTGCGTGTCCGAGACTTCCTGGCACCGAGACAAGCTCTACGGGCGCGCTTCGGGGACGAGCAG GTGCCGGAGCATGTGTTCCATGCGGTCGCTAGTCTGCAGGGTCCCGGTGTGGCCCCGGTGCTGCGCTGCGCGCCGACACCAGCGGGTTTGGTGCTCCAGTTGCAGCGACCTGCAGTCTTTCAGCGTGTCCTCGGCTCAGTTGCCTCCTATGCCAAGCCCACCAGACCTGCCTCGCCCGGACCGCGAGTAGTTCTGCACTGCCCGGCTTTGCGCTGCAGCCCTGACGCACTCCGCCTGAGCCAGCTGCGTGCAGTACTAGTGGCGGATCACCTGGCGCGAACTCTGCGTACTCAAGG GATGTGTGTGCACCTAGTGCCCGCTGTGCGGGACCCGCACATGCCAACTTTCCTGCAGAAACTGAGGGTTGACTGGCCCACTGCCTCGGCAAGAACGTCTACTGAAACCCTGAAGAGCCGTGTGCTAGCAGAGCTAACCTCTCTGCATGATGGGGAGACACTGCCCCCTGGCGTCTTGGGAAGACTATGCCTGAAGGATCTGGTGGAAGAACAGGGCCACAGGGCTGGCTATGACCCCAGTGTGGACAACTGTCTTG TGACTGAGGACCTGCTCTCTGTGCTGGCTGAGCTGCAGGAAGCTGTGCAGCACTGGCCAGAAGACAACTACCAAAGCCTG ACGGTGGCTCCAGATGCTGGTGTAGACAGCTGCATAGTTGTACATGTGGTGAGCTGTGAGGAGGAGTTCCAACAACAAAAGTTGGACCTACTTTGGTGGAAGTTGGATGACCAGGCTCCACTCAGACAG AAGCATCTGGTCTGTGGCCCAGTAAAAGTAGCTGGTGCACCTGGAACTTTGATGACTGCCCCTGAATACTATGA GTCCCGACATACCCAGGTGTGCAAGGTCTCAGCTCTGAAGCACGGTGGTAGTCTGGCACAAG ACCCAGCCTGGATAGAGATCTTTGGGGTTCTCTCTGTGGCTACCATCAAGTTTGAGATGCTAAGCACAGCCCCACAAAGTCAG CTCCACCTGGCCCTGACTGACAGTAGCATTTCCACAAAGGGCACAAAGAGTGGCACCTTTGTCATGTATAATTGTGCCCGTCTTGCCACACTCTTTGAGGGTTACAAACGCTGTATGGAACAAGGTCTGTACCCCACTTTCCCACCTGTGAGCAGTCTGGACTTCTCGCTGCTACAAGATGAG ACTGCAGTCCTGACCTGTATATCCCCGGGGCTCCGTGTCACTGCTCACACAGAGATG GTATGCAAATTCCTGATACAGCTCAGCATGGATTTCAGCTCATACTATAACCGGATACATGTCCTAGGG GAGCCTCGGCCACACCTCTTTGGTCAGATGTTTGCCCGCTTGCAGCTTCTGAAAGCCGTGCGTGAGATACTCCATACTGGCCTGGCTATGCTGGGCATCCCTCCATTGAACCACATCTAA
- the Dalrd3 gene encoding DALR anticodon-binding domain-containing protein 3 isoform X3 — protein sequence MATGRLGVGETLGALNAALGPGGPVWFKETRARHLRVRDFLAPRQALRARFGDEQVPEHVFHAVASLQGPGVAPVLRCAPTPAGLVLQLQRPAVFQRVLGSVASYAKPTRPASPGPRVVLHCPALRCSPDALRLSQLRAVLVADHLARTLRTQGMCVHLVPAVRDPHMPTFLQKLRVDWPTASARTSTETLKSRVLAELTSLHDGETLPPGVLGRLCLKDLVEEQGHRAGYDPSVDNCLVTEDLLSVLAELQEAVQHWPEDNYQSLTVAPDAGVDSCIVVHVVSCEEEFQQQKLDLLWWKLDDQAPLRQKHLVCGPVKVAGAPGTLMTAPEYYESRHTQVCKVSALKHGGSLAQDPAWIEIFGVLSVATIKFEMLSTAPQSQLHLALTDSSISTKGTKSGTFVMYNCARLATLFEGYKRCMEQGLYPTFPPVSSLDFSLLQDEGEWLLLFNSVLPFSDLLSQTAVLTCISPGLRVTAHTEMVCKFLIQLSMDFSSYYNRIHVLGEPRPHLFGQMFARLQLLKAVREILHTGLAMLGIPPLNHI from the exons ATGGCGACTGGGCGACTTGGGGTCGGGGAGACGCTGGGGGCCCTTAACGCTGCCTTAGGACCTGGAGGTCCGGTGTGGTTTAAGGAGACCCGTGCCCGGCACCTGCGTGTCCGAGACTTCCTGGCACCGAGACAAGCTCTACGGGCGCGCTTCGGGGACGAGCAG GTGCCGGAGCATGTGTTCCATGCGGTCGCTAGTCTGCAGGGTCCCGGTGTGGCCCCGGTGCTGCGCTGCGCGCCGACACCAGCGGGTTTGGTGCTCCAGTTGCAGCGACCTGCAGTCTTTCAGCGTGTCCTCGGCTCAGTTGCCTCCTATGCCAAGCCCACCAGACCTGCCTCGCCCGGACCGCGAGTAGTTCTGCACTGCCCGGCTTTGCGCTGCAGCCCTGACGCACTCCGCCTGAGCCAGCTGCGTGCAGTACTAGTGGCGGATCACCTGGCGCGAACTCTGCGTACTCAAGG GATGTGTGTGCACCTAGTGCCCGCTGTGCGGGACCCGCACATGCCAACTTTCCTGCAGAAACTGAGGGTTGACTGGCCCACTGCCTCGGCAAGAACGTCTACTGAAACCCTGAAGAGCCGTGTGCTAGCAGAGCTAACCTCTCTGCATGATGGGGAGACACTGCCCCCTGGCGTCTTGGGAAGACTATGCCTGAAGGATCTGGTGGAAGAACAGGGCCACAGGGCTGGCTATGACCCCAGTGTGGACAACTGTCTTG TGACTGAGGACCTGCTCTCTGTGCTGGCTGAGCTGCAGGAAGCTGTGCAGCACTGGCCAGAAGACAACTACCAAAGCCTG ACGGTGGCTCCAGATGCTGGTGTAGACAGCTGCATAGTTGTACATGTGGTGAGCTGTGAGGAGGAGTTCCAACAACAAAAGTTGGACCTACTTTGGTGGAAGTTGGATGACCAGGCTCCACTCAGACAG AAGCATCTGGTCTGTGGCCCAGTAAAAGTAGCTGGTGCACCTGGAACTTTGATGACTGCCCCTGAATACTATGA GTCCCGACATACCCAGGTGTGCAAGGTCTCAGCTCTGAAGCACGGTGGTAGTCTGGCACAAG ACCCAGCCTGGATAGAGATCTTTGGGGTTCTCTCTGTGGCTACCATCAAGTTTGAGATGCTAAGCACAGCCCCACAAAGTCAG CTCCACCTGGCCCTGACTGACAGTAGCATTTCCACAAAGGGCACAAAGAGTGGCACCTTTGTCATGTATAATTGTGCCCGTCTTGCCACACTCTTTGAGGGTTACAAACGCTGTATGGAACAAGGTCTGTACCCCACTTTCCCACCTGTGAGCAGTCTGGACTTCTCGCTGCTACAAGATGAG GGCGAGTGGTTGCTGCTCTTCAACAGTGTCCTTCCCTTCTCGGATCTGTTGAGTCAGACTGCAGTCCTGACCTGTATATCCCCGGGGCTCCGTGTCACTGCTCACACAGAGATG GTATGCAAATTCCTGATACAGCTCAGCATGGATTTCAGCTCATACTATAACCGGATACATGTCCTAGGG GAGCCTCGGCCACACCTCTTTGGTCAGATGTTTGCCCGCTTGCAGCTTCTGAAAGCCGTGCGTGAGATACTCCATACTGGCCTGGCTATGCTGGGCATCCCTCCATTGAACCACATCTAA
- the Dalrd3 gene encoding DALR anticodon-binding domain-containing protein 3 isoform X1, whose translation MATGRLGVGETLGALNAALGPGGPVWFKETRARHLRVRDFLAPRQALRARFGDEQVPEHVFHAVASLQGPGVAPVLRCAPTPAGLVLQLQRPAVFQRVLGSVASYAKPTRPASPGPRVVLHCPALRCSPDALRLSQLRAVLVADHLARTLRTQGMCVHLVPAVRDPHMPTFLQKLRVDWPTASARTSTETLKSRVLAELTSLHDGETLPPGVLGRLCLKDLVEEQGHRAGYDPSVDNCLVTEDLLSVLAELQEAVQHWPEDNYQSLTVAPDAGVDSCIVVHVVSCEEEFQQQKLDLLWWKLDDQAPLRQKHLVCGPVKVAGAPGTLMTAPEYYESRHTQVCKVSALKHGGSLAQDPAWIEIFGVLSVATIKFEMLSTAPQSQLHLALTDSSISTKGTKSGTFVMYNCARLATLFEGYKRCMEQGLYPTFPPVSSLDFSLLQDEGEWLLLFNSVLPFSDLLSQTAVLTCISPGLRVTAHTEMVCKFLIQLSMDFSSYYNRIHVLGVPSPPGASATPLWSDVCPLAASESRA comes from the exons ATGGCGACTGGGCGACTTGGGGTCGGGGAGACGCTGGGGGCCCTTAACGCTGCCTTAGGACCTGGAGGTCCGGTGTGGTTTAAGGAGACCCGTGCCCGGCACCTGCGTGTCCGAGACTTCCTGGCACCGAGACAAGCTCTACGGGCGCGCTTCGGGGACGAGCAG GTGCCGGAGCATGTGTTCCATGCGGTCGCTAGTCTGCAGGGTCCCGGTGTGGCCCCGGTGCTGCGCTGCGCGCCGACACCAGCGGGTTTGGTGCTCCAGTTGCAGCGACCTGCAGTCTTTCAGCGTGTCCTCGGCTCAGTTGCCTCCTATGCCAAGCCCACCAGACCTGCCTCGCCCGGACCGCGAGTAGTTCTGCACTGCCCGGCTTTGCGCTGCAGCCCTGACGCACTCCGCCTGAGCCAGCTGCGTGCAGTACTAGTGGCGGATCACCTGGCGCGAACTCTGCGTACTCAAGG GATGTGTGTGCACCTAGTGCCCGCTGTGCGGGACCCGCACATGCCAACTTTCCTGCAGAAACTGAGGGTTGACTGGCCCACTGCCTCGGCAAGAACGTCTACTGAAACCCTGAAGAGCCGTGTGCTAGCAGAGCTAACCTCTCTGCATGATGGGGAGACACTGCCCCCTGGCGTCTTGGGAAGACTATGCCTGAAGGATCTGGTGGAAGAACAGGGCCACAGGGCTGGCTATGACCCCAGTGTGGACAACTGTCTTG TGACTGAGGACCTGCTCTCTGTGCTGGCTGAGCTGCAGGAAGCTGTGCAGCACTGGCCAGAAGACAACTACCAAAGCCTG ACGGTGGCTCCAGATGCTGGTGTAGACAGCTGCATAGTTGTACATGTGGTGAGCTGTGAGGAGGAGTTCCAACAACAAAAGTTGGACCTACTTTGGTGGAAGTTGGATGACCAGGCTCCACTCAGACAG AAGCATCTGGTCTGTGGCCCAGTAAAAGTAGCTGGTGCACCTGGAACTTTGATGACTGCCCCTGAATACTATGA GTCCCGACATACCCAGGTGTGCAAGGTCTCAGCTCTGAAGCACGGTGGTAGTCTGGCACAAG ACCCAGCCTGGATAGAGATCTTTGGGGTTCTCTCTGTGGCTACCATCAAGTTTGAGATGCTAAGCACAGCCCCACAAAGTCAG CTCCACCTGGCCCTGACTGACAGTAGCATTTCCACAAAGGGCACAAAGAGTGGCACCTTTGTCATGTATAATTGTGCCCGTCTTGCCACACTCTTTGAGGGTTACAAACGCTGTATGGAACAAGGTCTGTACCCCACTTTCCCACCTGTGAGCAGTCTGGACTTCTCGCTGCTACAAGATGAG GGCGAGTGGTTGCTGCTCTTCAACAGTGTCCTTCCCTTCTCGGATCTGTTGAGTCAGACTGCAGTCCTGACCTGTATATCCCCGGGGCTCCGTGTCACTGCTCACACAGAGATG GTATGCAAATTCCTGATACAGCTCAGCATGGATTTCAGCTCATACTATAACCGGATACATGTCCTAGGG GTCCCTTCTCCTCCAGGAGCCTCGGCCACACCTCTTTGGTCAGATGTTTGCCCGCTTGCAGCTTCTGAAAGCCGTGCGTGA
- the Ndufaf3 gene encoding NADH dehydrogenase [ubiquinone] 1 alpha subcomplex assembly factor 3 isoform X1 yields the protein MATAFSLRYLYRARPVPRFLHVALQWFPQRGHRLSLADDELYQRTHISLLQREFPHIMYIDSYNSRGFTINGNRVFGPCALLPHSVVQWNVGSHQNITEESFSLFWLLEPRIEIVVVGTGNRTERLHSKVLQAIRQRGIALEVQDTPSACATFNFLCHEGRMTGAVLIPPPGETSLTYMSQDAE from the exons ATGGCCACCGCTTTCTCGCTCCGCTACCTCTACAGAGCGCGACCCGTGCCGCGCTTCCTACATGTTGCGCTGCAGTG GTTTCCACAGCGTGGGCACCGACTGTCGCTAGCTGATGATGAATTGTATCAGCGGACTCACATTTCTCTGCTGCAACGCGAGTTCCCGCACATCATGTACATTGACAGCTACAACAGCCGAGGCTTCACTATCAACGGAAATCGAGTGTTCGGTCCTTGTGCGCTGCTCCCTCACTCGGTGGTACAGTGGAAT GTGGGATCCCACCAGAATATCACAGAAGAAAGCTTCTCCCTCTTCTGGTTGCTGGAGCCCAGGATAG AGATTGTTGTGGTGGGTACTGGAAACAGGACTGAGCGGCTACACTCTAAGGTGCTGCAAGCCATTAGGCAGCGGGGCATCGCTCTGGAAGTGCAAGACACT CCCAGTGCCTGTGCCACCTTCAACTTCCTGTGTCATGAAGGCCGAATGACAGGAGCTGTTCTCATCCCCCCACCTGGAGAGACTTCACTCACATATATGAGCCAAGATGCAGAATGA
- the Ndufaf3 gene encoding NADH dehydrogenase [ubiquinone] 1 alpha subcomplex assembly factor 3 isoform X2, with protein MATAFSLRYLYRARPVPRFLHVALQWFPQRGHRLSLADDELYQRTHISLLQREFPHIMYIDSYNSRGFTINGNRVFGPCALLPHSVVGSHQNITEESFSLFWLLEPRIEIVVVGTGNRTERLHSKVLQAIRQRGIALEVQDTPSACATFNFLCHEGRMTGAVLIPPPGETSLTYMSQDAE; from the exons ATGGCCACCGCTTTCTCGCTCCGCTACCTCTACAGAGCGCGACCCGTGCCGCGCTTCCTACATGTTGCGCTGCAGTG GTTTCCACAGCGTGGGCACCGACTGTCGCTAGCTGATGATGAATTGTATCAGCGGACTCACATTTCTCTGCTGCAACGCGAGTTCCCGCACATCATGTACATTGACAGCTACAACAGCCGAGGCTTCACTATCAACGGAAATCGAGTGTTCGGTCCTTGTGCGCTGCTCCCTCACTCGGTG GTGGGATCCCACCAGAATATCACAGAAGAAAGCTTCTCCCTCTTCTGGTTGCTGGAGCCCAGGATAG AGATTGTTGTGGTGGGTACTGGAAACAGGACTGAGCGGCTACACTCTAAGGTGCTGCAAGCCATTAGGCAGCGGGGCATCGCTCTGGAAGTGCAAGACACT CCCAGTGCCTGTGCCACCTTCAACTTCCTGTGTCATGAAGGCCGAATGACAGGAGCTGTTCTCATCCCCCCACCTGGAGAGACTTCACTCACATATATGAGCCAAGATGCAGAATGA